The proteins below come from a single Mycolicibacterium sp. TY81 genomic window:
- a CDS encoding TetR/AcrR family transcriptional regulator: MSEEIRRQLIEAGIVILERDGLQALTVRKLAAEVGTSTMVVYTHFGSMTGVVDALSAEIFARFGAALAAIPHTDDPVADFFSMGAAYRRFALKNPQHYQLMFGTTVPASLSSVRSDLTVTGHATSRDASFQTLCDSVRRMAEAGRIRDDGEVAVAGRIWSMCHGAVMLEMAGFFGAEGHGLRDILTPMIVDFLVGMGDERDRANESLATAAAALVASGHL, encoded by the coding sequence GTGAGCGAAGAAATTCGTCGGCAATTGATCGAAGCCGGCATCGTGATACTCGAACGCGACGGTCTCCAGGCGCTGACGGTGCGAAAGCTCGCCGCCGAGGTGGGCACGTCGACCATGGTCGTGTACACCCACTTCGGTTCGATGACCGGTGTGGTCGACGCCCTGTCGGCCGAGATCTTCGCGCGGTTCGGTGCAGCGCTGGCAGCCATCCCGCATACCGATGACCCGGTGGCGGACTTCTTCTCGATGGGCGCCGCGTACCGCCGGTTCGCACTGAAGAATCCGCAGCACTATCAATTGATGTTCGGCACGACGGTCCCGGCGTCGTTGTCGAGCGTCCGCAGCGATCTGACGGTGACCGGCCATGCCACGTCGCGCGACGCGTCCTTCCAGACGCTCTGCGATTCCGTGCGCCGGATGGCCGAGGCCGGCCGCATCCGCGACGACGGCGAAGTCGCTGTCGCAGGCCGCATCTGGAGCATGTGCCACGGGGCGGTGATGCTCGAGATGGCCGGATTCTTCGGCGCGGAAGGCCACGGACTGCGGGATATTCTCACCCCGATGATCGTCGATTTCCTCGTCGGAATGGGCGACGAACGAGACCGTGCCAACGAGTCACTCGCCACCGCGGCCGCTGCGCTCGTGGCGAGCGGTCATCTGTGA
- a CDS encoding phosphotriesterase yields MTHVQTVRGPVPVDRLGATLMHEHVFILSDEIRQNFPDYPSQWDEDARIADAIDQLRQCKSRGIDTIVDPTVIGLGRYLPRIQRVNEQVDINIVVATGIYTYNDVPFQFLHTGPGLLFDTPEPMVELFVRDIREGIGGTGVRAAFLKCAIEHQGLTPGVERVMRAVGQAHVQTGAPITVHTDVHSRSGLVAQKVLGEEGVDLTKVVIGHSGDSTDLDYLCALADAGSYLGMDRFGLDILLPFEQRVDTVAELARRGYAEKMVLAHDSSCFIDWFSHEGKLAAVPNWNLTHISDDVLPALRERGVTDQQITTMLVDNPRRYFGGEIS; encoded by the coding sequence ATGACGCACGTGCAGACCGTCAGGGGCCCGGTGCCCGTCGACCGCCTCGGGGCCACGCTCATGCATGAGCACGTGTTCATCCTGAGCGACGAGATTCGGCAGAACTTCCCGGACTATCCGTCGCAGTGGGACGAGGACGCCCGCATCGCTGACGCGATAGACCAACTGCGCCAATGCAAATCGCGTGGCATCGACACCATCGTCGACCCGACGGTGATCGGATTGGGCCGGTACCTGCCCCGGATTCAGCGGGTCAATGAGCAGGTCGACATCAACATCGTTGTCGCGACCGGCATCTACACCTACAACGACGTGCCGTTCCAGTTCCTGCACACCGGACCCGGCCTGCTCTTCGACACCCCCGAGCCGATGGTCGAGCTGTTCGTCCGTGATATCCGGGAGGGCATCGGCGGTACCGGCGTGCGCGCGGCCTTCCTGAAATGCGCCATCGAGCATCAGGGACTGACGCCGGGCGTCGAGCGGGTCATGCGCGCCGTCGGCCAGGCCCACGTGCAGACCGGCGCGCCGATCACCGTGCACACCGACGTGCACAGCCGCTCCGGGCTCGTCGCGCAGAAAGTGCTGGGGGAGGAGGGCGTCGACCTCACGAAGGTGGTGATCGGGCACTCGGGCGACAGCACCGATCTCGATTACCTGTGCGCGCTCGCCGATGCCGGTTCGTATCTCGGCATGGACCGCTTCGGGCTCGACATCCTGCTGCCGTTCGAGCAGCGCGTCGACACCGTGGCGGAGCTCGCCAGACGCGGATACGCCGAGAAGATGGTGCTGGCGCATGACAGTTCGTGTTTCATCGACTGGTTCTCGCACGAGGGGAAACTGGCCGCGGTGCCCAACTGGAACTTGACGCACATCAGTGACGACGTGCTGCCCGCACTGCGCGAACGCGGCGTCACCGACCAACAGATCACCACCATGCTGGTCGACAATCCACGCCGGTATTTCGGCGGCGAGATCAGTTGA
- a CDS encoding SDR family NAD(P)-dependent oxidoreductase — translation MGYADELFDLTDRVVLITGGSRGLGREMAFAAAHCGADVIIASRNLESCQATAAEVVAETGRAALAHQVHVGRWDELDGLVDAAYDAFGKVDVLVNNAGMSPLYESLDSVPEKLFDAVVNLNFKGPFRLSALIGERMVADGGGSIINISSSGSLRPDAHMLPYAAAKAGLNTLTEGFAKAFGPTVRVNTLMAGPFLTDISKAWGADPSSAFRSLPLQRAGDPREIVGAALFLMSDASSFTTGSILRADGGFA, via the coding sequence ATGGGGTACGCCGACGAACTGTTCGACCTCACGGACCGGGTGGTCCTGATCACCGGAGGCAGCCGCGGACTCGGCAGGGAGATGGCGTTCGCGGCGGCCCACTGCGGCGCCGACGTCATCATCGCCAGCCGGAACCTGGAGTCGTGTCAGGCCACTGCTGCCGAGGTCGTCGCCGAGACGGGCCGGGCCGCACTGGCCCATCAGGTGCACGTCGGCCGCTGGGACGAGTTGGACGGTTTGGTGGACGCCGCCTATGACGCGTTCGGCAAGGTCGACGTGCTGGTGAACAACGCCGGGATGTCGCCGTTGTACGAATCGCTGGACTCGGTGCCCGAGAAGCTGTTCGACGCTGTGGTGAATCTGAACTTCAAGGGGCCGTTCCGGTTGTCGGCACTGATCGGCGAGCGGATGGTGGCCGACGGCGGCGGGTCGATCATCAACATCAGTTCGTCGGGCTCACTGCGGCCCGACGCCCACATGCTGCCGTACGCGGCCGCCAAGGCCGGATTGAACACGCTCACAGAGGGTTTCGCGAAAGCGTTTGGCCCGACGGTGCGGGTCAACACCCTGATGGCCGGGCCGTTCCTCACCGACATCAGCAAGGCGTGGGGTGCGGATCCGTCGAGCGCCTTCCGCTCGCTGCCGCTGCAGCGCGCCGGTGATCCTCGCGAAATCGTCGGCGCTGCACTGTTTTTGATGTCCGACGCATCCAGCTTCACCACCGGCTCGATCCTGCGCGCCGACGGTGGTTTCGCCTAA
- a CDS encoding alkyl/aryl-sulfatase, which produces MEQKPPTDAIAAANRAHTATLPFADTRDFEDADRGFIAAMEPCVVTAADGRVVWDNDSYNFLNGDAPDSVHPSLWRQSQLCAKQGLYEVVPGIYQVRGLDLSNISFIESDTGIIVIDPLISTETAAAALALYRAHRGDRAVRAVIYTHSHADHFGGVLGVTSQAEVDAGHVVIIAPEGFTEHAVQENVYAGTAMARRAGYMYGAALDRGPQGQVGCGLGQVGSTGEVALIVPTLDIKVTGETHTIDGVEIEFQMAPGTEAPAEMHFYFPQFRALCMAENATHNLHNLLTLRGALVRDPHGWAGYLTEAIDTFSGRADVVFASHHWPTWGQDNIVEYLSLQRDLYAYLHDQTLRQLNQGYTGIEIAESFQMPPALEKAWHTHGYYGSVSHNVKAVYQRYMGWFDGNPGRLWQHPPAAAAPRYVAAMGGIDRVVELAQAAFDEGDFRWAVTLLDHAIFTDEHHAAARSLYADTLEQMAYGAENAVWRNFFLSGATELRVGNFGTPTQSSSPTLLAQLTPEQMFDTFAININGPRAWELNLAIDVTFRDVATNYRLSLRNGVLVYRKVAADPDTVQATVTLANKLRLLAFAAGDTSSPGVEVAGDATALPTLLGAIDRPDPAFNIITP; this is translated from the coding sequence ATGGAGCAGAAGCCGCCCACCGATGCCATTGCCGCCGCCAACCGCGCTCACACCGCGACGCTCCCGTTCGCGGACACCCGGGACTTCGAGGATGCCGACCGCGGCTTCATCGCCGCCATGGAACCGTGCGTCGTCACCGCCGCCGACGGAAGAGTGGTGTGGGACAACGACTCCTACAACTTCCTGAACGGCGACGCCCCGGACAGCGTGCACCCCAGCCTGTGGCGGCAGTCCCAGTTGTGCGCCAAGCAGGGCCTCTACGAGGTGGTACCAGGCATCTACCAGGTCCGGGGCCTGGACCTGTCGAACATCAGCTTCATCGAGAGTGACACCGGCATCATCGTCATCGACCCGCTGATCTCCACGGAGACCGCCGCGGCGGCGCTGGCGCTGTACCGCGCGCACCGCGGTGACCGTGCGGTCCGGGCCGTCATCTACACGCACAGCCACGCCGACCACTTCGGCGGCGTGCTGGGCGTGACGTCGCAGGCCGAGGTCGACGCCGGCCACGTCGTGATCATCGCGCCGGAAGGCTTCACCGAGCACGCGGTGCAGGAAAACGTCTATGCCGGAACGGCAATGGCGCGCCGCGCCGGCTACATGTACGGAGCGGCGCTCGACCGTGGTCCACAGGGCCAGGTCGGCTGTGGTCTGGGGCAGGTCGGGTCGACGGGTGAGGTGGCACTGATCGTGCCGACGCTCGACATCAAGGTGACAGGCGAGACGCACACCATCGACGGCGTCGAGATCGAGTTCCAGATGGCGCCCGGCACCGAGGCGCCCGCCGAGATGCATTTCTATTTCCCGCAATTCCGCGCGCTGTGCATGGCCGAGAACGCCACCCACAACCTGCACAACCTGCTGACGCTGCGCGGCGCGCTGGTCCGTGACCCGCACGGCTGGGCGGGCTACCTGACCGAGGCCATCGACACCTTCTCCGGCCGCGCCGACGTGGTCTTCGCGTCGCACCACTGGCCGACGTGGGGGCAGGACAACATCGTCGAATACCTTTCGCTGCAACGGGATCTGTACGCCTACCTGCATGACCAGACGTTGCGCCAGCTCAACCAGGGCTACACCGGCATCGAGATCGCCGAGAGCTTCCAGATGCCACCGGCTTTGGAGAAGGCCTGGCACACACACGGTTACTACGGCTCGGTCAGTCACAACGTCAAGGCGGTCTACCAGCGCTACATGGGCTGGTTCGACGGCAATCCGGGCCGCCTCTGGCAGCACCCGCCGGCCGCGGCGGCGCCGCGCTACGTCGCGGCCATGGGCGGCATCGACCGGGTCGTCGAGCTGGCGCAGGCCGCGTTCGACGAAGGTGACTTCCGTTGGGCGGTAACCCTGTTGGACCACGCGATCTTCACCGACGAGCACCACGCCGCGGCCCGGTCGCTGTATGCGGACACGTTGGAGCAGATGGCCTACGGCGCCGAGAACGCCGTGTGGCGCAACTTCTTCCTGTCCGGTGCCACCGAGCTGCGGGTCGGGAACTTCGGTACCCCGACGCAGAGCTCGTCGCCGACGCTGCTCGCGCAGCTGACGCCGGAGCAGATGTTCGACACCTTCGCGATCAACATCAACGGTCCGCGGGCCTGGGAGCTGAACCTGGCCATCGACGTGACGTTCCGAGACGTCGCCACGAACTACCGGCTGAGCCTGCGCAACGGCGTGCTGGTGTACCGCAAGGTCGCCGCCGACCCGGACACCGTGCAGGCCACCGTCACGCTGGCGAACAAGTTGCGGCTCTTGGCGTTTGCCGCGGGTGACACCAGCTCGCCGGGTGTCGAGGTGGCCGGTGACGCCACCGCCCTGCCCACGCTGCTGGGCGCCATCGACCGGCCCGACCCGGCGTTCAACATCATCACGCCGTAG
- a CDS encoding metallophosphoesterase, which translates to MRLLLISDTHVPKRARDMPARVWDEVARADVVLHAGDWVDVALLDELEQRATRLVACWGNNDGAELRARLPERADVTLEGVRFTVTHETGASAGRDARMARLYPDTDVLVFGHSHIPWDSTATTGLRLLNPGSPTDRRRQPHCTYMTASVGDGTLSDVVLHKL; encoded by the coding sequence ATGCGTCTACTACTGATCTCCGACACCCACGTGCCCAAGCGCGCCCGCGACATGCCGGCGCGGGTCTGGGACGAAGTGGCCCGCGCCGACGTGGTGTTGCACGCCGGCGACTGGGTGGACGTCGCGCTGCTCGACGAACTCGAGCAGCGAGCGACACGGCTGGTCGCCTGCTGGGGCAACAACGATGGCGCGGAGCTGCGGGCCCGCCTGCCCGAGCGGGCCGACGTGACGCTTGAAGGCGTGCGGTTCACCGTCACGCACGAGACCGGCGCGTCGGCGGGACGCGACGCGCGCATGGCCCGGCTGTACCCCGACACCGACGTACTGGTGTTCGGGCACAGCCACATTCCGTGGGACAGCACCGCGACAACCGGACTGCGGCTGCTCAACCCCGGCTCGCCGACCGACCGCCGACGCCAGCCGCACTGCACCTACATGACGGCCTCGGTCGGCGATGGCACGTTGTCGGACGTAGTGCTGCATAAGCTCTGA
- a CDS encoding TIGR03364 family FAD-dependent oxidoreductase translates to MPNQRSYDVVVVGAGIVGLAHAYHAHRRGLAVAVVDHAAGVVGASVQNFGHACITAQNGVALDYARAGRQHWLGLSRQAGFWSKQAGTYCVARHEDELAVMREFVDVRPSGDVHLLSRRQLLDRVPVRDPRVVGGMYLPNDLQVDPRTAVPSIARWLESQGVDFHWRTAASGFEPGLVHTSRGPIHTETTFIAVNYDIDRLFPELAERDGLLRCRLHMIRARLPLAVTLPAPLFTGWSLLRYSGFEDLPSVGAVAQRLRDEHPEAVDIDLHLMFTLQPDGSLLIGDTHIREVAAAPFQSEQGFDILLSQTRKLFGINDIEVRERWQGVYSSAPGQEFLIEEPVERTHVVTVTTGIGMTTGLGLAAAVVDRVLSPSGIPATV, encoded by the coding sequence ATGCCAAATCAACGGAGCTACGACGTCGTTGTCGTAGGAGCTGGAATCGTCGGCCTTGCCCACGCCTATCACGCCCACCGTCGCGGACTGGCGGTCGCGGTGGTCGATCACGCCGCCGGTGTGGTCGGCGCGTCGGTGCAGAACTTCGGCCACGCGTGCATCACCGCGCAGAACGGTGTCGCGCTGGACTACGCCCGGGCCGGCCGGCAGCACTGGCTCGGTCTGTCCCGGCAGGCCGGGTTCTGGTCGAAGCAGGCGGGCACCTACTGCGTCGCCCGCCACGAGGACGAACTGGCCGTCATGCGTGAATTCGTCGACGTCCGGCCCAGCGGTGACGTGCACCTGCTCAGCCGCCGGCAGCTGCTCGACCGCGTGCCGGTGCGCGATCCGCGCGTAGTCGGGGGCATGTACCTGCCCAATGACCTTCAGGTCGACCCGCGAACGGCGGTGCCATCCATCGCGCGGTGGCTGGAATCGCAGGGCGTCGACTTCCATTGGCGTACCGCGGCTTCCGGCTTCGAACCGGGCCTCGTGCACACCTCGCGCGGGCCGATACATACCGAGACCACCTTCATCGCCGTCAACTACGACATCGACCGGCTCTTTCCCGAACTGGCTGAGCGCGACGGATTGCTGCGCTGCCGGCTGCACATGATCCGGGCCAGGCTGCCGCTGGCGGTCACGCTCCCCGCGCCGCTGTTCACCGGTTGGTCGTTGCTGCGGTACTCAGGTTTCGAGGACCTGCCCAGCGTCGGGGCCGTCGCACAGCGACTGCGGGACGAGCACCCCGAGGCGGTGGACATCGACCTGCACCTGATGTTCACGCTGCAGCCCGACGGCTCGCTGTTGATCGGCGACACCCACATCCGGGAAGTCGCAGCGGCGCCGTTCCAGTCTGAGCAGGGCTTCGACATCCTGCTCAGCCAAACCCGAAAACTGTTCGGCATCAACGACATCGAAGTCAGAGAACGGTGGCAGGGCGTCTACAGCTCGGCCCCAGGGCAGGAGTTCCTCATCGAGGAGCCGGTGGAACGCACCCATGTCGTGACGGTCACCACCGGGATCGGCATGACGACCGGCCTGGGCCTGGCGGCCGCCGTCGTCGACCGGGTGCTGTCGCCGAGCGGCATCCCGGCAACCGTCTGA
- a CDS encoding GGDEF domain-containing protein, with protein MTTGAVRGGAFPDASSAAQEKALSGGDDPVAERDFRAAFDDQGRALRLELWLVMLLGVGAVLLFHRYLLKVPPELLAWGPLLIVAIGIPALLRWVSGSSGPVRRWSQALFVIAAYLDIACMMAVRTICLQHGMDVLPIIVPVTILMSLVVVQIRFVFMVPAMLLGLVGIVVAELSLNAVTSSTLFQLMASAGIVSVSPASAYELENSSRHAWLRQRELDELTRVDSLTGLPNRRFFDESLDAAVESAAAGDSVVLAILDLDEFKSLNDRLGHIAGDECLAAVGAHLREQIDTRHEFAARYAGEEFVVMWHGTTPENARRRAELLRESIGTLRIMRSNDGAVVTASAGSAEILVPPDVRPLTAERRSALIHRLIDRADRALYQAKAAGRNRIVHDRNENHSADTRVTAPLVADRSPGQRALPELQTKTSTLRFLNRQDEAAFLGMYEVQGRRTRRFIMIGLLLVCAFIFVFQEPLLKIPSEAVTFGRLTLGVGIAPAAVVALIGASWVRLRAWSAPIYIGAVAVILSAQMFERAIQTPKGFDVVPYLMPVAVLLSLAVVQIVYRLLMPSMVTLTTGIIIVEMVSLPITSNEFLTICATILMVFVCLRFAYLLERSRRLDWSRSRLLEELSSTDPLTGLPNRRAFTAELRERLVSGVAPAVLLIDVDYFKQYNDRLGHPAGDACLRTVADQLRSATAECGGFAARLGGEEFAVVLAGGAETTDTPERVRMAVTGRRQGDDGDRPRVTASAGLAAWPAGVAVDDPDTAASQLLSRADRALYAAKHLGRNRLEVDGVSPNSPV; from the coding sequence GTGACCACGGGTGCGGTGCGGGGCGGGGCCTTCCCTGACGCATCGTCGGCGGCGCAGGAAAAAGCATTGTCGGGAGGTGACGACCCAGTCGCGGAGCGTGACTTCCGGGCGGCCTTCGACGATCAGGGACGCGCTCTCCGGCTGGAACTCTGGCTCGTGATGCTGCTGGGAGTTGGCGCAGTACTCCTGTTTCACCGGTATTTGCTCAAGGTGCCGCCAGAGCTGCTGGCGTGGGGGCCGCTCCTGATTGTCGCCATCGGGATCCCTGCCCTCCTGCGCTGGGTGAGTGGGTCCAGCGGCCCCGTACGGCGGTGGTCTCAGGCACTGTTCGTGATTGCGGCCTATCTCGATATCGCGTGCATGATGGCCGTGCGCACCATCTGCTTGCAGCACGGCATGGACGTGCTGCCGATCATCGTTCCTGTCACCATCCTGATGAGCCTGGTGGTCGTGCAGATCCGGTTCGTGTTCATGGTTCCGGCCATGCTTCTGGGCCTGGTCGGCATCGTCGTCGCCGAATTGAGTCTGAACGCGGTCACCTCTTCGACATTGTTCCAGTTGATGGCGTCCGCCGGGATCGTCAGCGTGTCCCCGGCATCGGCCTATGAGTTGGAGAACAGCAGCCGCCACGCCTGGCTGCGCCAACGCGAGCTCGATGAGCTCACCCGCGTCGACAGTTTGACCGGTCTCCCCAACCGGCGATTTTTCGACGAAAGCCTGGACGCTGCAGTGGAATCTGCTGCCGCCGGGGACTCCGTCGTGCTCGCCATTCTCGATCTCGACGAGTTCAAAAGCCTCAATGACCGGCTGGGGCACATCGCCGGAGACGAATGTTTGGCGGCGGTCGGTGCACACCTGCGTGAGCAGATCGACACACGACATGAGTTTGCGGCCCGCTACGCCGGCGAAGAGTTCGTCGTGATGTGGCACGGCACCACACCGGAGAATGCGCGTCGACGTGCTGAACTGTTGCGCGAATCGATCGGCACGTTGCGCATCATGCGGTCGAATGACGGCGCCGTGGTCACGGCGTCCGCCGGGTCCGCCGAGATTCTCGTGCCGCCGGATGTGCGACCGCTGACCGCCGAGCGCCGGTCTGCGTTGATTCACAGGCTCATCGATCGTGCCGATCGTGCCCTGTATCAGGCGAAGGCCGCGGGCCGGAACCGAATTGTGCATGACCGCAACGAGAATCACAGTGCGGACACCCGCGTAACGGCACCGCTTGTCGCGGACAGGTCGCCCGGCCAACGTGCACTCCCGGAACTCCAGACAAAGACGTCCACACTGCGCTTTCTCAACCGGCAGGACGAAGCGGCGTTTCTCGGCATGTACGAGGTACAGGGCCGTCGCACCCGGCGGTTCATCATGATCGGTCTGCTGCTGGTGTGCGCATTCATCTTCGTGTTTCAGGAGCCGCTGCTCAAAATTCCCTCCGAGGCAGTGACTTTCGGCCGGCTCACCCTTGGTGTCGGTATCGCGCCCGCCGCAGTCGTCGCTCTGATCGGCGCGAGTTGGGTGCGGCTGCGCGCGTGGTCGGCACCGATCTACATCGGTGCGGTCGCTGTGATCCTGTCCGCCCAGATGTTCGAGCGGGCGATTCAGACGCCCAAAGGGTTCGATGTCGTCCCCTACCTGATGCCGGTGGCGGTGCTGTTGAGCCTGGCTGTCGTGCAGATCGTGTACCGGTTGCTGATGCCGTCGATGGTCACGCTCACCACAGGCATCATCATCGTCGAAATGGTCAGTCTGCCCATCACGAGCAACGAGTTCTTGACCATCTGCGCGACCATCCTCATGGTCTTCGTCTGCTTGCGCTTCGCGTACCTGCTGGAGCGCTCTCGGCGGCTCGATTGGAGCCGTTCACGGCTTCTCGAAGAGCTCAGCAGCACCGACCCCCTGACCGGCCTGCCCAACCGGAGAGCTTTCACAGCCGAGCTGCGCGAGCGACTGGTTTCCGGGGTTGCGCCGGCGGTGCTGCTGATCGACGTCGACTACTTCAAGCAGTACAACGACCGACTCGGACACCCGGCGGGTGACGCATGTCTGCGCACCGTCGCAGACCAATTGCGCAGTGCGACAGCCGAATGTGGCGGCTTCGCGGCTCGCCTCGGCGGCGAGGAGTTCGCCGTCGTTCTCGCCGGTGGTGCCGAAACCACGGATACGCCGGAGAGGGTTCGCATGGCCGTCACCGGCCGACGTCAGGGTGACGACGGCGATCGCCCTCGCGTCACGGCTTCTGCAGGGCTCGCAGCGTGGCCGGCTGGCGTAGCGGTCGATGATCCCGACACCGCCGCCTCGCAGTTGCTCAGCCGTGCGGACCGGGCGCTCTACGCGGCCAAGCACCTTGGCCGCAATCGGTTGGAAGTCGATGGCGTGAGCCCGAATTCCCCCGTTTAG
- a CDS encoding carotenoid oxygenase family protein, with the protein MTNRYLEGAFAPLHDEYTLTDLSVTGTIPDYLDGRYLRNGPNPIGEIDPELYNWFLGDGMVHGIRLRDGKAEWYRNRWVRGPLTTAALGEGTPPGHGSPFGIGANTNVLGHAGKTLALVEGGGASYELTDELDTVGACDFDGTLSGGYTAHPKRDPETGELHAVSYSFTRGNTVQYSVIGTDGRARRTVDIEVHGSPMMHDFSLTERHVIFYDLPVSFDARTITEMVVPKALRLPARLLLSSVIGRVKIPDPVVARQSSFRSSDRRFPYSWNPKYPARIGVMPRDGGNADVRWFDVEPCYVFHPMNAYDSPDDNTIVLDVVRHPKMFDTDRIGPNEGPPTLDRWTIDLSAGKVLEDRVDDHPQEFPRVDERLVGKRHRYGYAPMIAEGVSGSDTLLKHDFVAGNTATRHFGAGKELGEFVFHPSSATAAEDDGVLMGFVYDAPTDHSELAILDAQTLQDVASIKLPHRVPAGFHGNWVPTV; encoded by the coding sequence ATGACCAACCGCTACCTGGAAGGCGCCTTCGCGCCACTGCACGACGAGTACACCCTGACCGATCTGTCCGTGACCGGCACGATCCCGGACTACCTGGACGGCCGCTATCTGCGCAACGGCCCCAACCCGATCGGCGAAATCGACCCCGAGCTCTACAACTGGTTCCTCGGTGACGGCATGGTGCACGGCATCCGCCTCCGCGACGGCAAGGCCGAGTGGTACCGCAATCGTTGGGTGCGTGGGCCGTTGACCACGGCGGCGCTCGGCGAGGGCACGCCGCCCGGGCACGGTAGTCCGTTCGGCATCGGCGCCAACACCAACGTGCTGGGCCACGCCGGCAAGACCCTGGCACTGGTCGAAGGCGGCGGGGCGAGTTATGAGCTGACCGACGAACTGGACACCGTCGGCGCGTGCGATTTCGACGGCACCCTCAGCGGCGGCTACACCGCACACCCGAAGCGCGATCCGGAAACCGGTGAACTGCATGCGGTTTCGTACAGCTTCACCCGCGGCAACACCGTGCAGTACTCGGTGATCGGTACCGACGGCCGAGCCCGGCGCACCGTCGACATCGAGGTCCACGGCAGCCCGATGATGCACGACTTCTCGCTGACCGAGCGCCACGTCATCTTCTACGACCTGCCCGTGAGCTTCGACGCGCGGACCATCACCGAGATGGTGGTGCCAAAGGCACTGCGACTGCCGGCGCGACTGCTGTTGTCCTCGGTGATCGGCCGGGTCAAGATTCCCGATCCCGTCGTCGCGCGCCAGTCGAGCTTCAGATCGAGTGATCGGCGCTTCCCGTACTCGTGGAATCCCAAGTACCCGGCGCGCATCGGCGTGATGCCCCGCGACGGCGGGAACGCCGACGTGCGCTGGTTCGACGTCGAACCGTGCTACGTCTTCCACCCGATGAACGCCTACGACTCCCCCGACGACAACACGATCGTCCTGGACGTGGTGCGGCACCCGAAGATGTTCGACACAGACCGCATCGGCCCCAACGAAGGGCCGCCGACCCTGGACCGGTGGACCATCGACCTCAGCGCCGGCAAGGTGCTCGAGGACCGCGTGGACGACCACCCCCAGGAGTTCCCGCGCGTCGACGAACGCCTGGTCGGCAAGCGTCACCGTTACGGCTACGCGCCGATGATCGCCGAGGGCGTCAGTGGCAGTGACACGCTGCTCAAACACGACTTCGTCGCCGGCAATACCGCGACCCGTCATTTCGGTGCCGGGAAAGAGCTGGGCGAGTTCGTTTTTCACCCGTCGTCGGCGACCGCCGCAGAAGACGACGGCGTGCTGATGGGCTTTGTCTACGACGCCCCGACCGACCACAGCGAGCTGGCGATCCTCGACGCCCAGACGCTGCAGGACGTCGCGAGCATCAAACTGCCGCACCGCGTGCCGGCCGGCTTCCACGGCAACTGGGTGCCGACCGTCTGA